Below is a genomic region from Synergistes jonesii.
AGCTGCGACGCATAGCGCGAGATGAGCAGGCGCAGCGGGTCTCTCGTGACCTTCGTGGTGCCGGAGACGATGCCGGCGGGGTCGCCGATCGACGGGACTTCGACGACTATGTCGGCTTTAGTCTGCGGTATCGAAACGGGCGACGCCGGGAAGTCGACGAGGTTGTCTGTGACGGCTACGACCTTGTCGGCGTAGTCCGCGTCCGTGAAGGCGTAGCCGAGCGAGCCGCAAGCCGATTTGCCGAGCGTGCCGCAGATGTTGCCGTATTTGTCGGCGGTAGGGGCGGCGATGAAGGCCACGTCGATGTGCACGTCGCCGGCCATTACCGCGCGCGGACGCCCGCCGTGGCTGCGGAGGACGACCGGTACCTGCATGCCGCCCTCGGAGACGAGCTGCCCTATCGGTCCGTTGACGGAGCCCATTATCTTCGTCACGACTCCGCTCTTGATGTGGTCGATGACTTTTTTGTGGACCCCGAAAAGCGCCGTCGGGAAGAGCGTGAGCTCTTTGATCCCCATCTCTGCGCAGGCGTCGAGGACCATGTTGACGACGTAGTCACCGTTCCTGAGGTGATGATGGAAGGATACGGTCATGCCGCTCTTCAGCCCACTGGCCTTTATCGCTTCTTTGATCGAGCTGACGCGCTTGTCGGTGACGTCGTTGTTGAAGCAGCGGAGCTTGGCTCCGGCTATCGCACCCTCGGGCTTTCTCGCGAAGGCCCCCTGATAATGCCTGACCTTGCCGTAACCCTCTATGTAGTCGGGTATTTCACGTTTTACTGCGTTGATCGTCATTCTCTTTCACCCTCCTGCTTATGCGAGCCCGGCGCGGACGAGGACGTACTCCGCCCTCTTGACGACCGGCATGTCGACCATCTTGCCGTCCACGGTGACGGCGCCTTGGCCGCGCTCCGCCGCTTCCTTCGCCGCCGCGAGTATCTTCTGGGCCTTGGCTATTTCGGCTTCTGTCGGGTTGAAGACGTCGTGGATGATGCGTATCTGGTTCGGGTGGATTATGGATTTGCCCGCAAATCCGAGCTGTTTGATGAACTGAGTCTCTTTCCTGAGCCCTTCGTCGTCGGTGACGCGGGAAAAGACGGTGTCGAGCGGATCGACGCCGGCCGCGCGCCCGGCGAATACGACGAATCTTCTGGCCCATTCGAGCTCCGTACCGTCCATCGAGCGTTCCGTCTTGAGGTCGGCGCGGAGGTCTTCGCCGCCGGGGATGATGGCCGCGATGCGCGGCGACGCGGTGGCGATTTCGTAGGCGTTGAGTATGCCCTTAGCCGTTTCCAACAAGCAGAAGAGTTTCAGCTTGCCCTGCGGCACGCCGTATTTATCTTCGAGGCGGGATATCTCTTCGTCGAGTATCTTTACCGTCTCGGCGCTGTCGACCTTCGGAGCGCGTATGCCGTCGAGGCGCTTCATCGGAACTATCGCCTCAAGGTCTTTCTTCCAGAATTCCGTGTCGATCCCGTTGATGCGGACGGTAACTTCGACGCTGCCGAATTCGCCCTGCTTAAGATATTTGCTTACGAGGATCCTCGCCGCGTCCTTCTCGACCATCGCTACGGCGTCCTCAAGGTCGAGGATGACGCCGTCGGAGCCGAAGAGGTGCCCTTTCGTCAGCATGTTGGGATTGTTGCCGGGAAGGTAGAGCATTGTGCGTCTCATGGTTTTCTCTTCCTCCTACTTCGTGAGCCTGCCGTAAGCGGCTTCCACGCGCGCGCCCAGGACTATGTCGAGCGCGCCGTTGTCCTGCACGGCGACGTCCATGTCTTTTACGGAAAGCTCGGCGAGAGTCTCTTTGATTTTTTTCGTCATGGCGGTCGTAAAGCGGGCCGCGCTGGCGCCCGTGATGTTTATTTTGATGCCTGCGCCTGGGGCTGCCTCCGTGAGCGTTACGAGGCAGTCCATCGATTCAAGCGTTCCGGCCTGTGCCGTCTTCATTGTGCGTTTCCCCCTGTCGAAAAAGTAACGCGGCCTGCCCGCCGATTGACGAACAGACAGGCCGCTTGTAGTTTAACGGTGATTGAATCAGTCTTCGAAACCGATAAGGGAGGCTTCGTCCCACGCGCACATCTTGTGGACCTTCTCCTTCGCGGCCGCGAGTTTCGCGCCCTTGAAGTCCGGGTTGATTTTCTGCGCTATGGCCGTGGCCATGTCGAGCGTCGAAACGGCGTTTTTCTCCCAGTCCGGGTCGTCGCGGAAGTCGCGGAGAACGTCGTATGTCAGCGTTCCGGGCTTGCTTTCGACGAGGACTTCGCCAATCGCCTTTTCGATTTTCCTGCCCTCTTCCTCGAGTCCGAGGTAGTCGAGCATCATCTTGCTGGCCATCAGCATCGCGCAGGGGTTGACCTTGTACTGGTGGGCGTACTTGGGGACCGAGCCGCTCGACGGTTCAAAGAGCGCCGCGTTCTCGCCGATGTTTCCCGACGGCGCGAAGCCCAGCCCGCCGGTCAGCTGCGAAGCTTCGTCGGAGAGGATGTCCCCGAAGACATTCGACGCGACGTAGACGCTGTAGTTCTGCGGGTTCTTGATGAGCCACATCGCGGTGGCGTCGGCGTTCTCTTCGTGGGCTTCGATTCCGTACTGCTCGTATTCCTTCGCTATTTCGAGGAACTTTCTCTTCATCATGCCGTCCGTCTGGCGGATGACGTTGGCTTTGTTTCCGCAGTGCACCGTCTTGCGGCCTGTCGCCTTAGCGTATTCGAAGGCGGCGCGGATGATGCGTTCGCAGCCTGCTTCCGAGAATACGCGCCAGGAAACGGCGACGTTGCCTTTGCCCTCGCGGAAGCGGTCCATACCGGGGTGCAGGTCGAACATCTCTTTCGGCAGCGGGTAGAATTCGACCGCCGCGTAGAGGTCCTCCGTGTTTTCGCGGAACATCACGATGTCAATGTCGGGATCGCCCTTGAGCGGGGTGCCGATGCCGGGGAGTTTCTTGG
It encodes:
- the citF gene encoding citrate lyase subunit alpha codes for the protein MTINAVKREIPDYIEGYGKVRHYQGAFARKPEGAIAGAKLRCFNNDVTDKRVSSIKEAIKASGLKSGMTVSFHHHLRNGDYVVNMVLDACAEMGIKELTLFPTALFGVHKKVIDHIKSGVVTKIMGSVNGPIGQLVSEGGMQVPVVLRSHGGRPRAVMAGDVHIDVAFIAAPTADKYGNICGTLGKSACGSLGYAFTDADYADKVVAVTDNLVDFPASPVSIPQTKADIVVEVPSIGDPAGIVSGTTKVTRDPLRLLISRYASQLIEASPYFKDGISFQTGAGGIPLAVTAFMKEAMLKKGIKGGFGLGGITGYFVELLKEGLVGKLMDVQSFDLDAVRSIGENPNHIEISADWYANPWNCGAAVNMLDVVILGATEVDTDFNANVNTEADGALLHGTGGHQDTAAGAKLTIIAQPLLRGRIPCVTDSVYNVTTPGEVIDAIVTEYGVTINPRRKDLLDAVSGVKDLPLVPMEELAAHAKKMSGPTDPVRTTDRIIGVVEWRDGTVIDVVRQLKK
- a CDS encoding HpcH/HpaI aldolase/citrate lyase family protein produces the protein MRRTMLYLPGNNPNMLTKGHLFGSDGVILDLEDAVAMVEKDAARILVSKYLKQGEFGSVEVTVRINGIDTEFWKKDLEAIVPMKRLDGIRAPKVDSAETVKILDEEISRLEDKYGVPQGKLKLFCLLETAKGILNAYEIATASPRIAAIIPGGEDLRADLKTERSMDGTELEWARRFVVFAGRAAGVDPLDTVFSRVTDDEGLRKETQFIKQLGFAGKSIIHPNQIRIIHDVFNPTEAEIAKAQKILAAAKEAAERGQGAVTVDGKMVDMPVVKRAEYVLVRAGLA
- the citD gene encoding citrate lyase acyl carrier protein, with amino-acid sequence MKTAQAGTLESMDCLVTLTEAAPGAGIKINITGASAARFTTAMTKKIKETLAELSVKDMDVAVQDNGALDIVLGARVEAAYGRLTK
- a CDS encoding isocitrate/isopropylmalate dehydrogenase family protein, giving the protein MANIMRVKEKKERYDVTYMAGDDSGFDMMEGALLVLEAMDLPINWHRADLGWCMWEKSNKKFGEGDPRCNTVPPETIKMIRDTDATIMAAITSKAGVKGFKSAILQMRQLFDLYINMRPAKKLPGIGTPLKGDPDIDIVMFRENTEDLYAAVEFYPLPKEMFDLHPGMDRFREGKGNVAVSWRVFSEAGCERIIRAAFEYAKATGRKTVHCGNKANVIRQTDGMMKRKFLEIAKEYEQYGIEAHEENADATAMWLIKNPQNYSVYVASNVFGDILSDEASQLTGGLGFAPSGNIGENAALFEPSSGSVPKYAHQYKVNPCAMLMASKMMLDYLGLEEEGRKIEKAIGEVLVESKPGTLTYDVLRDFRDDPDWEKNAVSTLDMATAIAQKINPDFKGAKLAAAKEKVHKMCAWDEASLIGFED